In the Caballeronia sp. LZ062 genome, one interval contains:
- the ilvA gene encoding threonine ammonia-lyase, biosynthetic — MSHPDYLKKVLTARVYDVARETELEPARNLSARLHNAVYLKREDNQPVFSFKIRGAYNKMANLPADVLARGVITASAGNHAQGVALSAARLGCRAVIAVPTTTPQVKIDAIRTHGGPTVEIVLAGESYSDAYARAVELQEERGLTFVHPFDDPDVIAGQGTVAMEILRQHQAPIHAIFVPIGGGGLAAGVAAYVKAVRPEIKVIGVQTEDSCAMARSITAGERVTLGEVGLFSDGTAVKLVGEETFRLCRELLDEVLTVDTDALCAAIKDVFQDTRSVLEPAGSLAVAGAKLYAEREGIEGKTLVAVTSGANMNFDRMRFVAERAEVGEAREAVFAVTIPEERGSFRRFCELVGTRSVTEFNYRIADARAAHIFVGVQIKSRKETAQMMSSFIEHGFATVDLSHDELSKQHIRYMVGGHSPLAQDERLLRFEFPERPGALMKFLSSMAPNWNISLFHYRNQGADYSSILVGIQVPQSDNAEFERFLATLGYPWWDEQANPVYKLFLA, encoded by the coding sequence ATGAGCCATCCCGACTACCTCAAGAAAGTGCTGACGGCGCGCGTCTACGACGTCGCACGCGAAACCGAACTGGAACCCGCGCGCAATCTGTCCGCGCGCCTGCATAACGCCGTCTATCTGAAGCGCGAAGACAACCAGCCGGTCTTCTCGTTCAAGATTCGCGGCGCGTACAACAAGATGGCGAACCTGCCGGCGGATGTGCTCGCGCGCGGCGTCATCACGGCATCGGCGGGCAATCACGCGCAGGGCGTGGCGCTCTCGGCGGCGCGGCTCGGCTGCCGCGCGGTGATCGCGGTGCCGACCACCACGCCGCAGGTCAAGATCGACGCCATCCGCACGCACGGCGGGCCGACGGTCGAGATCGTGCTGGCGGGCGAATCGTACAGCGACGCCTACGCGCGCGCCGTCGAGCTTCAGGAAGAGCGCGGCCTCACCTTCGTGCATCCGTTCGACGACCCGGACGTCATCGCCGGGCAAGGCACCGTCGCGATGGAGATTCTGCGTCAGCATCAGGCCCCGATTCACGCGATCTTCGTGCCGATCGGCGGCGGCGGACTCGCGGCGGGCGTCGCGGCGTATGTGAAAGCGGTGCGGCCGGAGATCAAGGTGATCGGCGTGCAGACCGAGGATTCTTGCGCCATGGCGCGCTCCATCACGGCGGGCGAGCGCGTGACGCTGGGCGAAGTCGGCTTGTTTTCGGACGGCACGGCGGTGAAGCTCGTCGGCGAGGAAACGTTCCGGCTGTGCCGCGAACTGCTCGACGAAGTGCTCACCGTAGATACCGACGCGCTTTGCGCCGCCATCAAGGACGTCTTTCAGGACACGCGCAGCGTGCTAGAACCGGCGGGTTCGCTCGCCGTCGCGGGCGCGAAGCTGTATGCGGAACGCGAGGGCATTGAAGGCAAGACGCTCGTCGCCGTGACTTCTGGCGCCAACATGAACTTCGACCGCATGCGCTTTGTCGCCGAGCGCGCCGAAGTGGGCGAAGCGCGCGAGGCGGTGTTCGCGGTGACGATTCCCGAAGAGCGCGGCAGCTTCCGGCGCTTTTGCGAACTCGTCGGCACGCGCAGCGTGACCGAGTTCAATTACCGTATTGCGGATGCGCGCGCCGCGCACATCTTCGTTGGCGTGCAGATCAAGTCGCGCAAGGAAACGGCGCAGATGATGTCGTCGTTCATCGAGCATGGCTTCGCCACCGTCGATCTGTCGCACGACGAGCTTTCGAAGCAGCACATTCGCTATATGGTGGGCGGCCATTCGCCGCTCGCGCAGGACGAACGGCTTTTGCGCTTCGAATTCCCGGAGCGGCCGGGCGCGCTGATGAAGTTCTTGTCATCGATGGCGCCGAACTGGAACATCAGCCTCTTCCACTATCGCAATCAGGGCGCGGACTACAGCTCGATTCTCGTCGGCATTCAGGTGCCGCAGTCGGATAACGCCGAGTTCGAGCGTTTTCTCGCGACGCTCGGCTATCCGTGGTGGGACGAGCAGGCGAATCCGGTCTACAAGCTGTTCCTCGCGTAA
- a CDS encoding HIT family protein yields the protein MDCVFCREDGGEVLWADDALRVVLADEPDWPGFCRVIWGAHVAEMSDLADADRLRVMTAVNGVERAIRRVLVPEKINLASLGNQVPHLHWHVIPRFSNDSRFPLPVWAPRQRTVSEAQLAKRRAQATLLSEAIRRELNQAFGQH from the coding sequence ATGGACTGTGTGTTTTGCCGTGAAGACGGCGGCGAAGTGCTCTGGGCGGACGACGCGTTGCGCGTCGTCCTCGCCGACGAGCCGGATTGGCCCGGCTTTTGCCGCGTCATCTGGGGCGCGCATGTTGCCGAAATGTCCGACCTGGCCGATGCCGACCGCTTGCGCGTGATGACCGCCGTCAACGGCGTCGAACGCGCCATTCGTCGCGTGCTCGTCCCCGAGAAGATCAATTTGGCGAGCCTCGGCAATCAGGTGCCGCATCTTCATTGGCACGTCATTCCACGTTTTTCCAACGATTCCCGTTTTCCGTTGCCCGTCTGGGCGCCGCGCCAGCGCACGGTGTCCGAGGCGCAGCTCGCCAAGCGCCGCGCGCAGGCGACGCTCCTGAGCGAAGCCATTCGCCGCGAGCTGAATCAGGCGTTCGGCCAACACTAA
- the ubiB gene encoding ubiquinone biosynthesis regulatory protein kinase UbiB, whose amino-acid sequence MRFLRFLKIFFTIVRFGLDELVMSGINDRRVRYLMRVTTFGRRFDIERGIRLRLALESLGPIFVKFGQVLSTRRDLLPVDIANELAKLQDRVPPFDSDVAVSIIEKSLGAPIDELFDDFQRVPVASASIAQVHFAKIKHGEHAGKSVAVKVLRPGMLPVIDSDLALLRDIAIWAERLWPDGRRLKPREVVAEFDKYLHDELDLMREAANGSQLRRNFQGLDLLLVPEMYWDLSAPAVLVMERMVGVPISQVETLRAAGVDIPKLAREGVEIFFTQVFRDGFFHADMHPGNIQVSLDPATFGRYIALDFGIVGALSDFDKNYLAQNFLAFFKRDYHRVATLHLESGWVPPSTRVEELESAIRAVCEPYFDRALKDISLGQVLMRLFSTSRRFNVEIQPQLVLLQKTMLNVEGLGRSLDPELDLWKTAKPYLERWMNEQIGWRGWYERLQMEAPQWSKTIPQLPRLIHHLLAERHDAPRGNNDETMRQLLAEQKRTNRLLMTLLVVGIAVVAGAGVVIAQFWMGHL is encoded by the coding sequence ATGCGTTTTCTGCGTTTCCTCAAGATTTTCTTCACGATTGTCCGCTTCGGCCTCGACGAACTGGTCATGAGCGGCATCAACGATCGCCGCGTGCGCTACCTCATGCGCGTGACGACCTTCGGCCGTCGCTTCGATATCGAGCGCGGCATCCGGTTGCGCCTCGCGCTCGAAAGCCTGGGGCCGATCTTCGTGAAATTCGGTCAGGTGTTGTCGACGCGGCGCGATCTGTTGCCCGTGGATATCGCCAACGAACTCGCGAAGCTGCAGGATCGCGTGCCGCCGTTCGATTCCGACGTTGCCGTTTCGATCATCGAAAAGTCGCTCGGCGCGCCGATCGACGAACTCTTTGACGACTTCCAGCGCGTGCCGGTGGCGAGCGCGTCGATCGCACAAGTGCATTTCGCGAAGATCAAGCACGGCGAGCACGCGGGCAAGTCCGTTGCGGTGAAGGTATTGCGGCCGGGCATGTTGCCGGTGATCGATTCGGACCTCGCGCTGCTGCGCGATATCGCGATCTGGGCCGAGCGTCTGTGGCCGGACGGCAGACGGCTCAAGCCGCGTGAAGTCGTCGCCGAATTCGACAAGTATCTGCACGACGAACTCGATCTCATGCGCGAGGCGGCCAACGGCAGCCAGTTGCGTCGCAATTTCCAGGGGCTCGATCTGCTGCTCGTGCCGGAGATGTACTGGGACCTGTCCGCGCCCGCCGTGCTCGTGATGGAACGCATGGTCGGCGTGCCGATCAGCCAGGTCGAGACGCTGCGCGCGGCTGGCGTCGATATTCCGAAGCTCGCGCGCGAAGGCGTCGAGATTTTCTTCACGCAGGTGTTTCGCGACGGCTTTTTTCACGCGGACATGCACCCGGGCAACATTCAGGTGAGCCTCGATCCGGCGACCTTCGGGCGCTACATCGCGCTCGACTTCGGCATCGTCGGAGCGCTGTCGGACTTCGACAAGAACTATCTCGCGCAGAACTTTCTCGCGTTCTTCAAGCGCGACTATCACCGCGTCGCGACGTTGCACCTCGAATCCGGCTGGGTGCCGCCGAGCACGCGTGTCGAGGAACTCGAAAGCGCGATTCGCGCGGTCTGCGAGCCGTACTTCGACCGCGCGCTCAAGGACATTTCGCTCGGACAGGTGCTGATGCGGCTCTTTTCGACTTCGCGCCGCTTCAACGTCGAGATTCAGCCGCAGCTCGTGCTGTTGCAAAAGACGATGCTGAACGTGGAAGGGCTGGGGCGTTCGCTCGATCCGGAACTCGACTTGTGGAAAACCGCGAAGCCGTACCTCGAACGCTGGATGAACGAGCAGATCGGCTGGCGCGGGTGGTACGAGCGCCTGCAAATGGAAGCGCCGCAGTGGAGTAAGACGATTCCGCAGCTGCCGCGCCTGATTCATCATCTGCTTGCAGAGCGCCACGACGCGCCGCGCGGCAACAACGACGAAACCATGCGCCAACTGCTCGCGGAGCAGAAGCGCACGAATCGGCTGCTGATGACGCTGCTCGTCGTCGGAATTGCCGTGGTCGCGGGCGCGGGCGTCGTCATTGCGCAATTCTGGATGGGCCACCTTTGA
- a CDS encoding FAD/FMN-binding oxidoreductase gives MNAPQAFDPNGAHAALALDIEPRLREIPYNYTSFSDREIVMRLLGDEAWAALDGLRGERRTGRSARMLYEVLGDIWAVRRNPYLQDDLLDNPKRRGMLVEALNHRLTEIEKRRSADLSEHSEEAGSRERADRVQLLIAAARRAVDDFASEFGRMADLRRRASRVLGKQTQKDNIRFDGLARVSHVTDATDWRVEYPFVVLTPDTEAEIAGLIKACFELGLTVIPRGGGTGYTGGAIPLTPFSAVINTEKLEQLGPVEMTDLPGVDHKVATIFSGAGVVTRRVTEAAEQAGFVFAVDPTSLDASCVGGNVAMNAGGKKAVLWGTALDNLAWWRMVDPEGNWLEVTRLDHNCGKIHDVEVARFRLDWFDGNRAPGEKLIRSENLDIAGRTFRKEGLGKDVTDKFLSGLPGVQKEGCDGLITSARWILHKMPAHTRTVCLEFFGQARDAIPSIVEIKDYLFETSKQGGAILAGLEHLDERYLRAVGYATKSKRNAFPKMVLIGDIVGNDADAVAQATSEVVRMANGKSGEGFVAVNAEARKRFWLDRSRTAAIAKHTNAFKINEDVVIPLNRMGEYTDGIERINIELSIKNKLQLLDALEAFFRNGKLPLGKSDDANEIPSAELLEDRVQQALDLLKRVRERWTFVGEKLDLPLREAQHYLVTLGYEAFAEKFADRVDVQPDATVFHLAQDRTLRISWKQEIRAELRQIFNGGEFKPILDEAQAIHKQVLRGRVFVALHMHAGDGNVHTNIPVNSDNYEMLQDAHHAVARIMKLARSLDGVISGEHGIGITKLEFLTDEEIGDFRAYKKRVDPQGRFNAGKLLEGADLRNAYTPSFGLMGYESLIMQQSDIGAISDSIKDCLRCGKCKPVCATHVPRANLLYSPRNKILATSLLVEAFLYEEQTRRGVSIKHWDEFNDVADHCTVCHKCATPCPVKIDFGDVSMNMRNLLRKMGKKKFNAGNAAGMFFLNATNPQTINVARTAMMGVGYKAQRLGTDVLKKIVKKQTAHPPSTTGKPPVVQQVIHFVNKKMPGNLPKKTARALLDIEDNKIVPIIRNPKTTTVDSEAVFYFPGCGSERLFSQVGLATQAMLWEAGVQTVLPPGYLCCGYPQRGAGQFDKAEKIVTDNRVLFHRVANTLNYLDIKTVVVSCGTCYDQLAGYEFEKIFPGCRIIDIHEFLLEKNIRLEGVKGTRYMYHDPCHSPIKTVDPVKLVNDLMGSQNDGYKIQKNDRCCGESGTFAVTRPDIATQVRFRKEEEVRKGAANLRGIPLTSVAGSNAINPMNASAGTAGAAPGSVLSAGDGAQTEGTDVKILTSCPSCLQGLSRYNEDANVEADYIVVEMARKVLGENWMEQYVERANNGGIERVLV, from the coding sequence ATGAACGCACCTCAAGCCTTCGATCCGAACGGCGCCCATGCCGCCTTGGCGCTCGATATCGAGCCGCGTCTCCGCGAAATTCCCTATAACTACACGTCGTTTTCGGACCGCGAAATCGTCATGCGGCTCTTGGGCGACGAAGCCTGGGCCGCGCTCGACGGACTTCGCGGCGAGCGCCGCACCGGCCGCTCCGCGCGCATGCTGTACGAAGTGCTGGGCGACATCTGGGCCGTGCGCCGCAATCCGTATCTGCAAGACGATCTGCTCGACAACCCGAAGCGTCGCGGGATGCTGGTCGAGGCGCTGAACCATCGCCTGACGGAAATCGAAAAGCGTCGCAGCGCGGACTTGTCCGAGCACAGCGAAGAAGCGGGCAGCCGCGAGCGCGCTGATCGCGTGCAACTGCTCATCGCTGCCGCCCGCCGCGCCGTGGACGACTTCGCCTCCGAATTCGGCCGCATGGCCGATCTGCGCCGCCGCGCGTCACGCGTGCTCGGCAAGCAAACGCAGAAGGACAACATTCGCTTCGACGGTCTCGCGCGCGTTTCGCACGTCACGGACGCGACCGACTGGCGCGTCGAGTATCCGTTTGTCGTGCTGACGCCGGATACCGAAGCAGAAATCGCCGGTCTCATCAAGGCGTGTTTCGAACTGGGCCTCACCGTGATTCCGCGCGGGGGCGGCACCGGTTATACCGGCGGCGCAATTCCGCTCACGCCGTTTTCGGCGGTCATCAACACGGAGAAGCTGGAGCAGCTCGGGCCGGTCGAGATGACCGACTTGCCGGGCGTCGATCACAAGGTCGCGACGATTTTCTCCGGCGCGGGCGTCGTCACGCGCCGCGTCACGGAAGCGGCCGAGCAGGCGGGCTTCGTGTTCGCGGTCGATCCGACTTCGCTCGATGCGTCGTGCGTCGGCGGCAATGTCGCCATGAACGCGGGCGGCAAGAAAGCGGTGCTGTGGGGGACGGCTCTGGACAACCTCGCCTGGTGGCGCATGGTCGATCCGGAAGGCAACTGGCTCGAAGTCACGCGTCTGGATCACAACTGCGGGAAGATTCACGACGTCGAAGTGGCGCGCTTCCGGCTCGACTGGTTCGACGGCAATCGCGCGCCCGGCGAAAAGCTGATCCGCAGCGAAAACCTCGACATTGCCGGCCGCACGTTCCGCAAGGAAGGGCTCGGCAAGGACGTGACCGACAAGTTCCTGTCCGGACTGCCGGGCGTGCAGAAGGAAGGCTGCGACGGCCTGATCACGTCCGCGCGCTGGATTCTGCACAAGATGCCGGCGCATACGCGCACCGTCTGCCTCGAATTTTTCGGGCAGGCGCGCGACGCGATTCCGAGCATCGTCGAGATCAAGGATTACCTCTTCGAAACGTCGAAGCAGGGCGGCGCGATTCTCGCGGGCCTCGAGCACCTCGACGAGCGTTATCTGCGCGCGGTCGGCTATGCGACCAAGAGCAAGCGCAACGCGTTTCCGAAGATGGTGCTGATCGGCGATATCGTCGGCAATGACGCCGATGCCGTCGCGCAGGCCACGTCCGAAGTCGTCCGCATGGCGAACGGCAAGAGCGGCGAAGGCTTCGTCGCGGTGAACGCGGAAGCGCGCAAGCGGTTCTGGCTCGACCGCTCGCGCACGGCCGCGATCGCCAAGCACACGAACGCGTTCAAGATCAACGAAGACGTCGTGATTCCGCTCAACCGCATGGGCGAATACACGGACGGCATCGAGCGCATCAACATCGAGCTGTCGATCAAGAACAAGCTGCAATTGCTCGATGCGCTCGAAGCGTTCTTCCGCAACGGCAAGCTGCCGCTCGGCAAGAGCGACGACGCAAACGAAATCCCGAGCGCCGAACTGCTCGAAGACCGCGTGCAACAAGCGCTCGATCTGCTCAAGCGCGTGCGCGAACGCTGGACGTTCGTCGGCGAGAAGCTGGACTTGCCGCTGCGCGAGGCGCAGCACTATCTGGTGACGCTCGGCTACGAGGCGTTCGCGGAGAAGTTCGCGGATCGCGTGGACGTGCAGCCGGACGCCACGGTGTTCCATCTCGCGCAGGATCGCACGCTGCGCATTTCGTGGAAGCAGGAAATTCGCGCGGAGTTGCGCCAGATTTTCAACGGCGGCGAATTCAAGCCGATCCTCGACGAAGCGCAGGCCATCCACAAGCAAGTGCTGCGGGGCCGCGTGTTCGTGGCGCTGCACATGCACGCCGGCGACGGCAACGTCCACACGAACATTCCGGTCAATTCCGACAACTACGAGATGCTGCAGGACGCGCATCACGCGGTCGCGCGCATTATGAAGCTCGCGCGTTCGCTTGATGGCGTGATTTCCGGCGAGCACGGCATCGGCATTACGAAGCTCGAATTCCTGACGGACGAGGAAATCGGCGATTTCCGCGCGTACAAGAAGCGCGTGGACCCGCAAGGGCGCTTCAACGCAGGCAAGCTGCTGGAAGGCGCGGACTTGCGCAACGCGTACACGCCGTCGTTCGGGCTGATGGGCTATGAATCGCTCATCATGCAGCAGTCGGATATCGGCGCGATCTCCGATTCCATCAAGGACTGCCTGCGCTGCGGCAAGTGCAAGCCGGTCTGCGCGACGCACGTGCCGCGCGCGAACCTGCTCTACAGCCCGCGCAACAAGATTCTCGCGACGTCGCTCTTGGTCGAAGCGTTTCTGTACGAAGAGCAGACGCGCCGCGGCGTGTCCATCAAGCATTGGGACGAGTTCAACGACGTCGCCGATCACTGCACCGTCTGCCACAAATGCGCGACGCCGTGCCCGGTGAAGATCGACTTCGGCGACGTGTCGATGAACATGCGCAACCTCTTGCGCAAGATGGGCAAGAAGAAGTTCAACGCGGGCAACGCGGCGGGCATGTTCTTCCTCAACGCGACGAATCCGCAGACCATCAACGTCGCGCGCACCGCGATGATGGGCGTCGGCTACAAGGCGCAGCGCCTGGGCACCGACGTGCTCAAGAAGATCGTCAAGAAGCAGACCGCGCATCCGCCTTCGACGACCGGCAAGCCGCCCGTCGTGCAGCAGGTGATCCACTTCGTCAACAAGAAGATGCCGGGCAATCTGCCGAAGAAGACGGCGCGCGCACTGCTCGATATCGAGGACAACAAGATTGTCCCGATCATCCGCAATCCGAAGACGACGACCGTGGATTCGGAAGCCGTGTTCTACTTCCCCGGCTGCGGCTCGGAGCGGCTGTTCTCGCAGGTCGGCCTCGCGACGCAGGCGATGCTGTGGGAAGCGGGCGTGCAGACCGTGCTGCCGCCGGGCTATCTGTGCTGCGGCTACCCGCAGCGCGGCGCGGGCCAGTTCGACAAGGCGGAGAAGATCGTCACGGACAACCGCGTGCTGTTTCATCGCGTGGCGAACACGCTGAACTATCTCGATATCAAGACCGTCGTGGTGTCGTGCGGAACGTGCTACGACCAGCTGGCGGGCTATGAATTCGAGAAAATCTTCCCCGGCTGCCGGATCATCGACATTCACGAGTTCCTGCTGGAGAAAAACATCCGGCTGGAGGGCGTGAAGGGCACGCGCTACATGTATCACGATCCTTGCCACTCGCCGATCAAGACGGTCGATCCGGTGAAGCTCGTCAACGATCTGATGGGCTCGCAGAACGACGGCTACAAGATTCAGAAGAACGATCGCTGCTGCGGCGAGTCGGGCACGTTCGCGGTCACGCGCCCGGACATCGCGACGCAGGTGCGCTTCCGCAAGGAAGAGGAAGTGCGCAAGGGCGCGGCCAATCTGCGCGGCATTCCGCTCACGTCCGTTGCCGGCTCGAACGCGATCAATCCGATGAACGCGTCGGCAGGCACCGCGGGCGCAGCGCCTGGCTCCGTGCTCTCGGCGGGCGACGGCGCGCAGACCGAAGGCACGGACGTGAAGATTCTCACGAGCTGCCCGTCGTGCCTGCAAGGGCTCTCGCGCTATAACGAGGACGCCAACGTCGAGGCGGACTACATCGTCGTGGAAATGGCGCGCAAGGTGCTCGGCGAAAACTGGATGGAACAGTACGTCGAGCGCGCGAACAATGGCGGTATCGAGCGCGTGCTGGTGTAA
- a CDS encoding TIM44-like domain-containing protein: protein MSDSRTPHPRGFLSTLFRKAGILALAGVITAGAIFADDAEARRMGGGRSMGRQSATATQQHQATPPSQSMQPSQSMQPQRAQPAPAAPPAAAQPARNRWLGPIAGLAAGLGIAALLSHFGLGGAFAGAMANMIMIALIVLAAVMLFRFFMRKRHGGATPAYAGAGASPYGASARSGLNQEPPRASQPAGFGADYIDSPATQAAPANVPAGFDTEAFVRNAKVYFVRLQDAWDRGNVNDIREFTTPEMFAEVKLDIDARGGAPNRTDVVQLNADVLGVEDRASEYLASVRFHGLIRESEGVAAEPFVEIWNLSKQKSGNEGWLLAGIQQVN, encoded by the coding sequence ATGTCCGATTCGCGCACACCCCATCCCCGGGGATTTCTGAGCACGCTGTTCAGAAAGGCCGGAATCTTGGCGCTGGCTGGCGTTATCACGGCCGGCGCGATCTTCGCTGACGACGCCGAGGCGCGTCGCATGGGCGGTGGCCGCAGCATGGGCCGCCAGTCGGCCACGGCCACGCAGCAGCATCAGGCGACGCCGCCGTCGCAGTCCATGCAGCCGAGCCAGTCCATGCAGCCGCAGCGCGCGCAGCCCGCGCCCGCCGCGCCGCCCGCCGCCGCGCAGCCAGCGCGCAATCGCTGGCTCGGGCCGATCGCCGGCTTGGCCGCCGGTCTCGGCATCGCGGCGCTGCTGTCGCACTTCGGGCTCGGCGGCGCGTTCGCCGGCGCCATGGCCAACATGATCATGATCGCGCTGATCGTGCTCGCGGCCGTCATGCTGTTCCGCTTCTTCATGCGCAAGCGTCACGGCGGTGCCACGCCGGCCTATGCGGGCGCGGGCGCGTCGCCTTACGGCGCATCGGCGCGCAGCGGTCTGAATCAGGAACCGCCGCGCGCGTCGCAGCCCGCGGGCTTCGGCGCGGACTATATCGATTCGCCCGCGACGCAGGCGGCGCCCGCGAACGTTCCGGCGGGTTTCGACACCGAAGCGTTCGTGCGTAACGCGAAGGTGTACTTCGTGCGCCTGCAGGACGCGTGGGACCGCGGCAACGTCAACGACATCCGCGAATTCACCACGCCCGAAATGTTCGCTGAGGTGAAGCTGGACATCGACGCACGCGGCGGCGCGCCGAATCGCACGGACGTGGTTCAGTTGAACGCCGACGTGCTCGGCGTGGAAGATCGCGCGTCCGAGTATCTTGCGAGCGTCCGCTTCCACGGGCTGATTCGCGAATCCGAAGGGGTGGCGGCCGAGCCCTTCGTCGAAATCTGGAATCTGTCGAAGCAGAAGTCCGGCAACGAAGGTTGGCTGCTGGCCGGCATCCAGCAGGTGAATTGA
- a CDS encoding DUF971 domain-containing protein: MSGLTSTTPIPTGVVLHSKSRVLELQYGEKESYRVPFELLRVYSPSAEVQGHGPGQETLQTGKREVAITGVEPVGHYALQLNFSDGHNTGIYSWDILYDLATKQDDRWRDYLTKLQAAGIDRDAPMPTKPAGGHCH, translated from the coding sequence ATGAGCGGACTGACATCGACGACGCCGATTCCCACCGGCGTCGTTCTGCATTCAAAATCCCGCGTGCTGGAACTGCAATACGGCGAAAAGGAGTCGTATCGCGTGCCGTTCGAACTGCTGCGCGTCTATTCGCCGTCCGCCGAAGTACAGGGCCACGGGCCGGGGCAGGAAACGCTGCAGACCGGCAAGCGTGAGGTCGCCATTACGGGCGTCGAGCCGGTCGGACATTACGCGCTGCAGTTGAATTTTTCGGACGGGCACAATACCGGCATCTACTCGTGGGACATCCTTTACGATCTCGCGACGAAACAGGACGACCGCTGGCGCGACTATCTGACCAAGCTGCAAGCCGCCGGCATCGACCGCGATGCGCCGATGCCCACGAAGCCGGCGGGCGGCCACTGTCACTGA
- the ubiE gene encoding bifunctional demethylmenaquinone methyltransferase/2-methoxy-6-polyprenyl-1,4-benzoquinol methylase UbiE, producing MSKTHFGYETVDEQEKASKVAGVFHSVASNYDLMNDLMSGGLHRIWKHFTIGQAKVRSGYKVLDIAGGTGDLAMAFAKQAGATGEVWHTDINESMLRVGRDRLLDKGVITPTLLCDAEKIPFPDNYFDVVTVAFGLRNMTHKERALAEMYRVLKPGGRLLVLEFSKVWEPLKKPYDIYSFKILPWLGDKVAKDADSYRYLAESIRMHPDQETLKTMMEQAGLDRVEYYNLSGGVVALHVGTKF from the coding sequence ATGAGCAAGACCCACTTCGGATACGAAACGGTCGACGAGCAGGAAAAGGCGAGCAAGGTGGCGGGCGTGTTCCACTCCGTCGCGAGCAATTACGACCTGATGAACGACCTGATGTCCGGCGGGCTGCATCGCATCTGGAAGCATTTCACGATCGGGCAGGCGAAGGTGCGCTCGGGCTACAAGGTGCTGGACATCGCGGGCGGCACCGGCGATCTGGCGATGGCGTTCGCCAAGCAGGCCGGCGCGACAGGCGAGGTCTGGCACACGGACATCAACGAATCGATGCTGCGCGTGGGCCGCGACCGCTTGCTGGACAAGGGCGTCATCACCCCGACGCTCCTGTGCGACGCGGAGAAGATTCCGTTTCCGGACAACTACTTCGATGTGGTGACGGTGGCCTTCGGTCTGCGCAACATGACGCACAAGGAGCGCGCGCTGGCCGAAATGTACCGCGTGCTCAAGCCGGGCGGCCGTTTGCTCGTGCTGGAATTCTCGAAAGTGTGGGAACCGCTTAAGAAGCCGTACGACATTTACAGCTTCAAGATTCTGCCCTGGCTCGGCGACAAGGTCGCAAAAGACGCGGACAGCTATCGCTATCTGGCCGAATCCATCCGCATGCACCCGGACCAGGAAACGTTGAAGACGATGATGGAACAAGCAGGACTGGATCGAGTCGAATATTACAATTTGTCAGGTGGCGTGGTAGCGTTACACGTCGGGACAAAATTTTGA
- a CDS encoding SCP2 sterol-binding domain-containing protein, which translates to MTNAHEPSRSVVDPAVKTASGAFAAVVNHLLAREPWARERVQPYAGKCVRLSCAPFVIALVAQSDGLFAATSETQAGHFDVSIAVPFDALPAFLQGGQAAVMKHVRIEGDAEFATTLAKLAEHLRWDPEEDLSRVIGDAPAHRIGMIARTMQAQAQRTGRNLLDSVAEYLLDERPQLVRKSALDAFNAELSQARDALARVEKRIERIEQQESARGASARTGGESARDSRK; encoded by the coding sequence ATGACGAACGCACACGAACCTTCCCGCTCCGTTGTAGATCCTGCCGTCAAGACCGCGTCCGGGGCGTTCGCGGCTGTCGTGAACCATCTGCTCGCGCGCGAGCCATGGGCGCGCGAACGCGTTCAGCCCTACGCCGGCAAGTGCGTGAGGCTCTCGTGCGCGCCGTTCGTGATCGCGCTCGTCGCGCAGTCGGACGGGCTTTTCGCCGCAACGAGCGAGACGCAAGCCGGCCATTTCGACGTCAGCATCGCCGTGCCGTTCGATGCGCTTCCAGCGTTTCTGCAAGGCGGTCAGGCGGCGGTCATGAAGCACGTGCGCATCGAAGGCGATGCCGAGTTCGCGACGACGCTCGCGAAGCTCGCCGAGCATTTGCGCTGGGACCCCGAAGAAGATTTGTCGCGCGTGATCGGCGATGCGCCCGCGCATCGCATCGGCATGATCGCGCGGACGATGCAGGCGCAGGCTCAGCGCACCGGGCGCAACCTGCTGGATTCCGTGGCCGAGTATTTGCTGGACGAGCGCCCGCAACTCGTGCGCAAGAGCGCGCTCGACGCATTCAACGCCGAGTTGTCGCAAGCGCGCGATGCGCTCGCGCGCGTCGAAAAGCGCATCGAACGGATCGAACAACAAGAGTCGGCCCGCGGCGCCTCAGCGCGGACCGGCGGCGAGTCCGCGCGCGACTCGCGCAAATAA